The Hemicordylus capensis ecotype Gifberg chromosome 6, rHemCap1.1.pri, whole genome shotgun sequence genome window below encodes:
- the LOC128330336 gene encoding epididymal sperm-binding protein 1-like isoform X1 — MPTWLTSTFKEAIKGGKTSFRNWKACPNEENRKEHILWKKKCKETIRVPLPCVFPFIYQQKSYSSCTEINSGKLWCATSANYDKSPQWKYCSLNEYGGNSGGRACVFPFTYKSRTFYKCTNEDAAQGRFWCATTGSYDKDKKWSYCADTRLDANPQGPCVFPFTYKSKSYSSCTTVGTSGGKLWCSLSSNYDEVPKWTYCEPSEPLPCIFPFIFQGKSYSACTKEGAADDQLWCALTPNYDKDSKWKACASQEYEGNSKGQPCVFPFIYKSRTFYTCTNEDAAQGRFWCATTGSYDKDKQWSYCADTRLSSRPTGPCIFPFTYKSKSHSSCTTDGSSDEKPWCSLTKNYDVDQKWTYCDPAGDSNQTGKDHGCL; from the exons atgccaacatggctaacaagtacattcaaggaagctataaaggggggaaagacttctttcagaaattggaaggcctgcccaaatgaagagaacagaaaggaacacattctctggaagaagaaatgcaaggagacaataaggg tCCCACTTCCCTGTGTTTTCCCATTTATTTACCAACAAAAATCTTACTCCTCCTGTACTGAAATCAACAGTGGGAAACTATGGTGTGCCACATCTGCTAACTATGACAAGTCCCCGCAGTGGAAATATTGTTCCCTTAATG AGTATGGCGGTAATTCTGGTGGGCGAGCCTGTGTCTTCCCCTTCACTTACAAGAGCCGGACATTTTACAAATGTACCAATGAAGATGCTGCCCAAGGGAGATTCTGGTGTGCCACAACCGGGAGCTACGACAAGGACAAGAAGTGGAGCTATTGTGCTGACACTA GACTGGATGCAAATCCTCAGGGACCATGTGTCTTCCCCTTCACCTACAAGAGCAAGTCCTACTCATCTTGCACAACAGTTGGGACATCTGGTGGAAAACTCTGGTGCTCTCTCAGCAGCAACTACGATGAAGTTCCCAAATGGACATACTGCGAGCCCTCAG AACCCCTCCCCTGCATTTTCCCTTTCATTTTCCAGGGGAAATCCTACTCTGCATGCACCAAGGAAGGAGCTGCTGATGACCAACTGTGGTGTGCCCTAACCCCTAATTATGACAAGGATAGTAAATGGAAGGCGTGTGCAAGCCAAG AGTATGAAGGGAACTCCAAAGGCCAGCCATGTGTATTCCCCTTCATCTACAAGAGCCGGACATTCTACACCTGCACCAATGAAGATGCTGCCCAAGGGAGATTCTGGTGTGCCACAACCGGGAGCTACGACAAGGATAAACAGTGGAGCTACTGTGCTGACACAA gGCTAAGTTCAAGACCGACAGGGCCGTGCATCTTCCCCTTCACCTACAAGAGCAAGTCCCACTCATCTTGCACAACAGATGGGTCATCGGATGAAAAACCATGGTGCTCTCTCACCAAGAACTATGATGTGGATCAAAAATGGACATACTGTGATCCCGCAG gtgactcaaaccaaacagggaaAGACCATGGGTGCCTGTGA
- the LOC128330336 gene encoding uncharacterized protein LOC128330336 isoform X2, which translates to MEITEKLNEFFASVFTVEDTEHIPVPELSFSETEAKELSQIESHFPVFSHLFTNKNLTPPVLKSTVGNYGVPHLLTMTSPRSGNIVPLMSMAVILVGEPVSSPSLTRAGHFTNVPMKMLPKGDSGVPQPGATTRTRSGAIVLTLDWMQILRDHVSSPSPTRASPTHLAQQLGHLVENSGALSAATTMKFPNGHTASPQGKSYSACTKEGAADDQLWCALTPNYDKDSKWKACASQEYEGNSKGQPCVFPFIYKSRTFYTCTNEDAAQGRFWCATTGSYDKDKQWSYCADTRLSSRPTGPCIFPFTYKSKSHSSCTTDGSSDEKPWCSLTKNYDVDQKWTYCDPAGDSNQTGKDHGCL; encoded by the exons atggagattacagagaagttaaatgagttctttgcatctgtcttcacggtggaggatactgagcatatacctgtgcctgaactgagcttctcagagacagaggctaaagaactgagtcagatagag tCCCACTTCCCTGTGTTTTCCCATTTATTTACCAACAAAAATCTTACTCCTCCTGTACTGAAATCAACAGTGGGAAACTATGGTGTGCCACATCTGCTAACTATGACAAGTCCCCGCAGTGGAAATATTGTTCCCTTAATG AGTATGGCGGTAATTCTGGTGGGCGAGCCTGTGTCTTCCCCTTCACTTACAAGAGCCGGACATTTTACAAATGTACCAATGAAGATGCTGCCCAAGGGAGATTCTGGTGTGCCACAACCGGGAGCTACGACAAGGACAAGAAGTGGAGCTATTGTGCTGACACTA GACTGGATGCAAATCCTCAGGGACCATGTGTCTTCCCCTTCACCTACAAGAGCAAGTCCTACTCATCTTGCACAACAGTTGGGACATCTGGTGGAAAACTCTGGTGCTCTCTCAGCAGCAACTACGATGAAGTTCCCAAATGGACATACTGCGAGCCCTCAG GGGAAATCCTACTCTGCATGCACCAAGGAAGGAGCTGCTGATGACCAACTGTGGTGTGCCCTAACCCCTAATTATGACAAGGATAGTAAATGGAAGGCGTGTGCAAGCCAAG AGTATGAAGGGAACTCCAAAGGCCAGCCATGTGTATTCCCCTTCATCTACAAGAGCCGGACATTCTACACCTGCACCAATGAAGATGCTGCCCAAGGGAGATTCTGGTGTGCCACAACCGGGAGCTACGACAAGGATAAACAGTGGAGCTACTGTGCTGACACAA gGCTAAGTTCAAGACCGACAGGGCCGTGCATCTTCCCCTTCACCTACAAGAGCAAGTCCCACTCATCTTGCACAACAGATGGGTCATCGGATGAAAAACCATGGTGCTCTCTCACCAAGAACTATGATGTGGATCAAAAATGGACATACTGTGATCCCGCAG gtgactcaaaccaaacagggaaAGACCATGGGTGCCTGTGA
- the LOC128330336 gene encoding epididymal sperm-binding protein 1-like isoform X3: protein MGNRVPLPCVFPFIYQQKSYSSCTEINSGKLWCATSANYDKSPQWKYCSLNEYGGNSGGRACVFPFTYKSRTFYKCTNEDAAQGRFWCATTGSYDKDKKWSYCADTRLDANPQGPCVFPFTYKSKSYSSCTTVGTSGGKLWCSLSSNYDEVPKWTYCEPSEPLPCIFPFIFQGKSYSACTKEGAADDQLWCALTPNYDKDSKWKACASQEYEGNSKGQPCVFPFIYKSRTFYTCTNEDAAQGRFWCATTGSYDKDKQWSYCADTRLSSRPTGPCIFPFTYKSKSHSSCTTDGSSDEKPWCSLTKNYDVDQKWTYCDPAGDSNQTGKDHGCL, encoded by the exons tCCCACTTCCCTGTGTTTTCCCATTTATTTACCAACAAAAATCTTACTCCTCCTGTACTGAAATCAACAGTGGGAAACTATGGTGTGCCACATCTGCTAACTATGACAAGTCCCCGCAGTGGAAATATTGTTCCCTTAATG AGTATGGCGGTAATTCTGGTGGGCGAGCCTGTGTCTTCCCCTTCACTTACAAGAGCCGGACATTTTACAAATGTACCAATGAAGATGCTGCCCAAGGGAGATTCTGGTGTGCCACAACCGGGAGCTACGACAAGGACAAGAAGTGGAGCTATTGTGCTGACACTA GACTGGATGCAAATCCTCAGGGACCATGTGTCTTCCCCTTCACCTACAAGAGCAAGTCCTACTCATCTTGCACAACAGTTGGGACATCTGGTGGAAAACTCTGGTGCTCTCTCAGCAGCAACTACGATGAAGTTCCCAAATGGACATACTGCGAGCCCTCAG AACCCCTCCCCTGCATTTTCCCTTTCATTTTCCAGGGGAAATCCTACTCTGCATGCACCAAGGAAGGAGCTGCTGATGACCAACTGTGGTGTGCCCTAACCCCTAATTATGACAAGGATAGTAAATGGAAGGCGTGTGCAAGCCAAG AGTATGAAGGGAACTCCAAAGGCCAGCCATGTGTATTCCCCTTCATCTACAAGAGCCGGACATTCTACACCTGCACCAATGAAGATGCTGCCCAAGGGAGATTCTGGTGTGCCACAACCGGGAGCTACGACAAGGATAAACAGTGGAGCTACTGTGCTGACACAA gGCTAAGTTCAAGACCGACAGGGCCGTGCATCTTCCCCTTCACCTACAAGAGCAAGTCCCACTCATCTTGCACAACAGATGGGTCATCGGATGAAAAACCATGGTGCTCTCTCACCAAGAACTATGATGTGGATCAAAAATGGACATACTGTGATCCCGCAG gtgactcaaaccaaacagggaaAGACCATGGGTGCCTGTGA
- the LOC128330336 gene encoding epididymal sperm-binding protein 1-like isoform X5 produces the protein MTSPRSGNIVPLMSMAVILVGEPVSSPSLTRAGHFTNVPMKMLPKGDSGVPQPGATTRTRSGAIVLTLDWMQILRDHVSSPSPTRASPTHLAQQLGHLVENSGALSAATTMKFPNGHTASPQGKSYSACTKEGAADDQLWCALTPNYDKDSKWKACASQEYEGNSKGQPCVFPFIYKSRTFYTCTNEDAAQGRFWCATTGSYDKDKQWSYCADTRLSSRPTGPCIFPFTYKSKSHSSCTTDGSSDEKPWCSLTKNYDVDQKWTYCDPAGDSNQTGKDHGCL, from the exons ATGACAAGTCCCCGCAGTGGAAATATTGTTCCCTTAATG AGTATGGCGGTAATTCTGGTGGGCGAGCCTGTGTCTTCCCCTTCACTTACAAGAGCCGGACATTTTACAAATGTACCAATGAAGATGCTGCCCAAGGGAGATTCTGGTGTGCCACAACCGGGAGCTACGACAAGGACAAGAAGTGGAGCTATTGTGCTGACACTA GACTGGATGCAAATCCTCAGGGACCATGTGTCTTCCCCTTCACCTACAAGAGCAAGTCCTACTCATCTTGCACAACAGTTGGGACATCTGGTGGAAAACTCTGGTGCTCTCTCAGCAGCAACTACGATGAAGTTCCCAAATGGACATACTGCGAGCCCTCAG GGGAAATCCTACTCTGCATGCACCAAGGAAGGAGCTGCTGATGACCAACTGTGGTGTGCCCTAACCCCTAATTATGACAAGGATAGTAAATGGAAGGCGTGTGCAAGCCAAG AGTATGAAGGGAACTCCAAAGGCCAGCCATGTGTATTCCCCTTCATCTACAAGAGCCGGACATTCTACACCTGCACCAATGAAGATGCTGCCCAAGGGAGATTCTGGTGTGCCACAACCGGGAGCTACGACAAGGATAAACAGTGGAGCTACTGTGCTGACACAA gGCTAAGTTCAAGACCGACAGGGCCGTGCATCTTCCCCTTCACCTACAAGAGCAAGTCCCACTCATCTTGCACAACAGATGGGTCATCGGATGAAAAACCATGGTGCTCTCTCACCAAGAACTATGATGTGGATCAAAAATGGACATACTGTGATCCCGCAG gtgactcaaaccaaacagggaaAGACCATGGGTGCCTGTGA
- the LOC128330336 gene encoding epididymal sperm-binding protein 1-like isoform X4 produces the protein MGNREYGGNSGGRACVFPFTYKSRTFYKCTNEDAAQGRFWCATTGSYDKDKKWSYCADTRLDANPQGPCVFPFTYKSKSYSSCTTVGTSGGKLWCSLSSNYDEVPKWTYCEPSEPLPCIFPFIFQGKSYSACTKEGAADDQLWCALTPNYDKDSKWKACASQEYEGNSKGQPCVFPFIYKSRTFYTCTNEDAAQGRFWCATTGSYDKDKQWSYCADTRLSSRPTGPCIFPFTYKSKSHSSCTTDGSSDEKPWCSLTKNYDVDQKWTYCDPAGDSNQTGKDHGCL, from the exons AGTATGGCGGTAATTCTGGTGGGCGAGCCTGTGTCTTCCCCTTCACTTACAAGAGCCGGACATTTTACAAATGTACCAATGAAGATGCTGCCCAAGGGAGATTCTGGTGTGCCACAACCGGGAGCTACGACAAGGACAAGAAGTGGAGCTATTGTGCTGACACTA GACTGGATGCAAATCCTCAGGGACCATGTGTCTTCCCCTTCACCTACAAGAGCAAGTCCTACTCATCTTGCACAACAGTTGGGACATCTGGTGGAAAACTCTGGTGCTCTCTCAGCAGCAACTACGATGAAGTTCCCAAATGGACATACTGCGAGCCCTCAG AACCCCTCCCCTGCATTTTCCCTTTCATTTTCCAGGGGAAATCCTACTCTGCATGCACCAAGGAAGGAGCTGCTGATGACCAACTGTGGTGTGCCCTAACCCCTAATTATGACAAGGATAGTAAATGGAAGGCGTGTGCAAGCCAAG AGTATGAAGGGAACTCCAAAGGCCAGCCATGTGTATTCCCCTTCATCTACAAGAGCCGGACATTCTACACCTGCACCAATGAAGATGCTGCCCAAGGGAGATTCTGGTGTGCCACAACCGGGAGCTACGACAAGGATAAACAGTGGAGCTACTGTGCTGACACAA gGCTAAGTTCAAGACCGACAGGGCCGTGCATCTTCCCCTTCACCTACAAGAGCAAGTCCCACTCATCTTGCACAACAGATGGGTCATCGGATGAAAAACCATGGTGCTCTCTCACCAAGAACTATGATGTGGATCAAAAATGGACATACTGTGATCCCGCAG gtgactcaaaccaaacagggaaAGACCATGGGTGCCTGTGA